One genomic segment of Synechocystis sp. LKSZ1 includes these proteins:
- a CDS encoding dienelactone hydrolase family protein translates to MTDSNLGRWVTIPNQDLLIDGYLAQPPGTGPFNAIVVFQEIFGVNAHIRDVTERLAQEGYVALAPALYQRQAPGFETGYTPAAIQQGRHYKAGTKTEELLSDLTAAIDYLYQLPQVRKTGVGTIGFCFGGLVAYLAATLPEVRATASFYGAGIPHWSPGDGQATLAYTSQITGTLYAFFGLEDASIPLTDIAQIEQALIQHQVPHRIFRYSGADHGFFCDQRASYEPKVATAAWQEVLQLYRTCLP, encoded by the coding sequence ATGACTGACTCCAACCTCGGCCGCTGGGTGACGATTCCCAACCAAGACCTCTTGATTGACGGTTATCTTGCCCAACCCCCAGGAACCGGCCCCTTTAACGCCATTGTGGTATTCCAAGAAATTTTTGGGGTGAATGCCCATATCCGAGATGTGACCGAACGCTTGGCCCAGGAAGGTTATGTGGCCTTGGCTCCGGCTCTTTACCAGCGCCAGGCCCCAGGTTTTGAGACGGGTTATACACCAGCCGCCATTCAGCAGGGCAGGCACTACAAGGCTGGGACAAAAACCGAAGAACTATTAAGTGACCTGACGGCAGCTATTGATTATCTTTACCAACTTCCTCAAGTCCGTAAAACAGGCGTCGGCACCATTGGTTTCTGTTTTGGTGGACTGGTGGCCTACTTGGCGGCGACCCTGCCGGAGGTTCGGGCAACAGCTTCGTTTTATGGCGCAGGGATTCCCCACTGGAGTCCCGGAGATGGACAAGCGACCCTGGCCTACACCTCCCAAATCACTGGTACGCTCTACGCCTTTTTTGGCCTGGAGGATGCGAGTATTCCTCTCACTGACATTGCACAGATTGAACAGGCTTTGATTCAACACCAAGTGCCCCACCGCATCTTTCGCTATAGCGGCGCTGACCATGGTTTTTTCTGCGACCAGCGGGCCAGCTATGAACCGAAGGTTGCCACCGCAGCCTGGCAAGAAGTCCTTCAGCTTTATCGGACTTGTCTGCCGTGA